In the Leptospira johnsonii genome, one interval contains:
- a CDS encoding c-type cytochrome, whose product MLTKFQAKLFFLVGTFLFSAVFLMLTYDSLKYVYSSPSSRTLSEEVIRGKELWEKNNCMGCHTILGEGAYYAPELTKVYERRGPEWIRVFLKDPEAMYPGERKMVKYDFSESQISDIIAFLKWNGELDLKGFPPKPEYKTSTQIVNSESASVTQPEKFKQICTACHSVAGSGGNVGPALDSVGKKYDLAYLQNWLKDPQKVKPGTAMPKLPLTDSEIKDLSSYLSQLK is encoded by the coding sequence ATGCTTACAAAATTTCAGGCGAAATTATTTTTCCTGGTCGGGACTTTTTTATTTTCCGCAGTTTTTCTGATGCTTACATATGATTCCTTAAAGTACGTTTACTCTTCTCCTTCTTCTCGAACCTTGAGCGAAGAGGTGATCCGAGGTAAAGAACTTTGGGAAAAAAATAATTGTATGGGATGTCATACAATTTTGGGAGAAGGAGCGTATTACGCTCCCGAATTGACAAAGGTATACGAAAGAAGAGGTCCAGAATGGATCCGCGTGTTTTTAAAGGATCCAGAGGCGATGTATCCTGGAGAAAGAAAAATGGTAAAGTATGATTTTTCGGAATCTCAGATCTCGGATATTATCGCATTCTTGAAATGGAATGGAGAGCTGGATCTAAAAGGTTTTCCTCCTAAGCCGGAATATAAAACTTCTACCCAAATCGTAAATTCTGAATCTGCTTCTGTCACTCAACCAGAAAAGTTCAAACAGATCTGCACCGCTTGTCATTCCGTTGCCGGTTCCGGAGGGAATGTTGGTCCTGCTTTGGATTCAGTCGGAAAAAAATACGATCTGGCATATCTACAAAATTGGTTGAAGGATCCACAAAAGGTCAAGCCTGGCACAGCAATGCCTAAACTTCCGCTTACGGATAGTGAGATCAAGGATCTGTCCTCTTATCTCTCTCAGTTGAAATAA
- a CDS encoding Crp/Fnr family transcriptional regulator: MTKTLSVQASDHWAEIQREFPNEISSIGIRKKILKGEVVFGERDPYDGFFEIISGIFKVYSLSPDGKEAILKVFYPGELIASHPIFQPQEPCFYPAFCEALKDGELTYYPKREFTSFLFENNKALYLFSAVTIQHLNYFRKKLVENLHLSVKDRILNFLKECGAIQKFITLPITKNQLASLIGTTPESVSRAFRSLLDESILEEKDSSYKIIKENGPKETHEFPALRQ, from the coding sequence ATGACTAAAACTTTAAGCGTTCAAGCAAGTGATCATTGGGCCGAAATCCAAAGAGAATTCCCAAACGAAATCTCATCTATCGGTATCCGAAAAAAGATCTTAAAAGGCGAAGTAGTGTTTGGCGAAAGAGATCCTTACGATGGATTCTTCGAGATCATATCAGGTATCTTTAAAGTATATTCTTTATCTCCGGATGGAAAAGAAGCCATCCTAAAAGTATTTTATCCAGGAGAATTGATCGCTTCTCATCCGATCTTTCAACCGCAAGAGCCCTGTTTTTATCCTGCATTCTGTGAAGCGTTAAAAGACGGCGAATTGACCTACTATCCTAAAAGGGAATTCACTTCCTTCTTATTCGAAAACAATAAAGCACTCTATTTATTTTCAGCGGTCACTATCCAGCATCTCAACTATTTCAGAAAAAAACTGGTAGAGAATCTTCATCTCTCTGTTAAAGACAGGATCTTGAATTTTTTAAAAGAATGCGGAGCCATTCAGAAATTTATCACACTTCCAATCACTAAAAATCAATTGGCATCATTAATAGGCACCACTCCTGAATCGGTAAGTAGAGCATTCAGATCTCTCTTGGATGAATCCATTCTTGAAGAAAAAGATTCTTCTTATAAGATCATAAAGGAGAATGGACCAAAAGAAACTCACGAATTCCCTGCATTGAGGCAATAA
- a CDS encoding MarR family winged helix-turn-helix transcriptional regulator — MKNSPSPSELKKIGLSCLNVSLRRTARLVTSYYDSILRPSGLRITQFSILVGIGYEDECSITDLSRLTDIDRTTLQRSLEILKRDGLIRIEKKEAGNIRNLSLTKKGGSKLAEAILLWEEAQNEITKLLGKPKFQETLKILSEVRKIPVLEAQN; from the coding sequence ATGAAAAATAGCCCTTCCCCTTCCGAACTCAAAAAAATAGGACTATCTTGCCTAAATGTTAGCTTAAGAAGGACAGCAAGGTTGGTTACATCTTATTATGATTCCATACTCAGACCTTCCGGTCTTAGGATCACACAATTCAGCATCTTAGTCGGAATAGGATATGAAGACGAATGTAGCATCACTGATCTTTCTAGACTCACAGATATAGACAGAACTACCCTGCAAAGAAGTTTAGAGATCCTAAAGCGGGACGGTCTAATCCGGATCGAAAAAAAAGAGGCTGGGAATATTCGAAATCTTTCTCTCACTAAAAAGGGAGGATCTAAATTAGCGGAAGCAATCCTACTTTGGGAAGAAGCTCAGAACGAGATCACTAAATTATTGGGAAAACCTAAATTCCAAGAAACCCTAAAGATACTCTCTGAAGTCAGAAAAATCCCAGTATTGGAAGCTCAAAACTAA
- a CDS encoding thiolase family protein codes for MVVIVDGARTPFGKFGGGLKDYSSSDLAVITAKETIRKTGVDPSKIEEAIYGNVIQDNKDSAYLARHISLRSGLSEQSSALTVNRLCGSGLESILIGARKILSKENTLVLSGGTESMSNAPFVLKGARWGNKYGDTIAEDRLAQSLTDCFADLTMGMTAENIAQHFKISRPEQDEWAGISQVRAEKATKSGTFSSEMIPVQTGGKKPVVVDKDEQIRGEECVVQLKNLPTAFLKEGTVTAGNASGINDGASSVLLASEDWAKENGTRPLASILGYSNIGCDPKMMGLGPVFAIPKALQNVGLSLKDIDLFEINEAYASQTLAVIKELGLDPERTNVNGGAIAIGHPLGASGTRVTLALAYELKRRNLKYGVASLCIGGGQGIAIVLENYNFRR; via the coding sequence ATGGTAGTCATAGTAGACGGGGCGAGGACCCCTTTTGGAAAATTCGGCGGAGGATTAAAAGATTATAGCTCCTCAGATTTGGCGGTGATCACCGCCAAAGAAACCATTCGCAAAACAGGCGTGGATCCTTCAAAAATTGAAGAAGCGATTTATGGAAATGTAATACAGGACAATAAAGACTCTGCTTACCTTGCCAGACATATTTCTCTCCGATCAGGTCTTTCCGAGCAATCGAGTGCACTTACCGTAAATAGACTTTGCGGTTCCGGACTAGAAAGTATCCTAATAGGAGCACGTAAAATTCTATCTAAAGAAAATACATTGGTCCTCTCAGGAGGAACCGAATCAATGAGTAACGCTCCTTTCGTATTAAAAGGCGCCAGATGGGGAAACAAGTATGGAGATACGATCGCAGAAGATAGATTAGCCCAAAGCCTTACAGATTGTTTTGCGGACCTGACCATGGGAATGACGGCGGAAAATATCGCTCAACATTTTAAAATTTCCAGACCGGAGCAGGATGAATGGGCCGGAATTTCACAAGTAAGAGCGGAGAAGGCCACAAAGAGCGGAACCTTCTCCTCCGAAATGATCCCAGTCCAAACCGGAGGAAAAAAACCAGTCGTAGTGGATAAGGACGAACAGATCCGAGGTGAAGAATGTGTAGTACAATTAAAAAATCTACCAACTGCATTTTTGAAAGAAGGAACTGTCACAGCAGGAAATGCTTCCGGGATCAATGACGGAGCATCCTCCGTTCTACTTGCTTCCGAAGATTGGGCAAAAGAGAACGGAACAAGACCTTTGGCATCCATATTAGGTTATTCGAATATAGGATGTGACCCTAAAATGATGGGTTTAGGTCCCGTATTTGCCATTCCGAAAGCGTTACAAAATGTAGGACTTAGTTTAAAGGATATAGATCTATTTGAGATCAACGAAGCCTACGCTTCTCAAACCCTAGCCGTGATCAAAGAATTGGGATTAGATCCCGAAAGAACAAATGTGAACGGAGGGGCAATCGCTATAGGACATCCTCTGGGTGCAAGTGGAACAAGAGTCACCCTGGCACTCGCCTATGAATTAAAACGTAGAAATCTAAAGTATGGAGTTGCCTCCCTTTGTATAGGAGGAGGACAAGGGATCGCAATCGTATTAGAAAATTATAATTTTAGAAGATAA
- a CDS encoding NHL repeat-containing protein, which produces MDVQGGLWITDSYGGPSDARIMHFPSPLQTNANADIILTASPMEARQIAMDLSGGIWVVSGTTSTGNAVQHYAPGMSSGDSPDMMLGTGVSSRTINTLSNPYGVAVGPGDRVWVADYFNNRVLGFSPPFTSSQDADLVIGADDFTAAGGGAASNTRFTSPTGVATDSVGNLWVSDFANNRVLRFSPPFTNGMQANMVLGQPNFSASSGGTSRFALTGPNGISIEPNGAVWVADTNNGRAVRFSPPFTIGQGADRVLGKPDFTSVFNSAVTAENTGSVVSVAVAPCGLWVTDSFNRRALFFP; this is translated from the coding sequence ATGGACGTTCAAGGGGGGCTTTGGATAACTGATTCTTATGGCGGTCCTTCCGATGCCAGGATCATGCATTTTCCATCACCTTTACAGACTAATGCGAACGCAGACATTATACTTACTGCCTCCCCAATGGAGGCGAGACAAATCGCCATGGATTTAAGCGGCGGGATCTGGGTGGTTTCCGGAACTACTTCAACTGGGAATGCTGTTCAGCATTATGCTCCTGGAATGAGTTCTGGAGATTCGCCTGATATGATGCTTGGAACTGGAGTATCCTCCCGGACTATAAACACCCTGAGTAATCCCTACGGGGTTGCAGTAGGCCCAGGCGACAGAGTTTGGGTTGCGGATTATTTCAATAATCGGGTTCTAGGTTTTTCACCGCCATTTACTTCAAGCCAGGATGCTGACCTGGTAATCGGCGCAGATGACTTTACGGCCGCCGGAGGCGGAGCCGCGTCGAATACCAGGTTTACCAGTCCTACTGGTGTTGCAACGGATTCAGTGGGAAATCTCTGGGTCTCAGATTTTGCAAATAATCGAGTTCTTCGATTTAGCCCTCCTTTTACAAATGGAATGCAAGCAAACATGGTTTTAGGGCAGCCCAACTTTTCTGCCTCAAGTGGAGGAACAAGCCGCTTTGCCTTAACGGGCCCGAATGGAATTAGCATCGAGCCAAATGGGGCAGTTTGGGTAGCCGATACGAATAACGGAAGGGCTGTTCGTTTTTCCCCTCCGTTTACCATTGGGCAAGGAGCAGACAGAGTATTAGGTAAACCTGATTTTACTTCGGTCTTTAACTCTGCTGTTACTGCAGAAAATACGGGAAGTGTTGTTTCTGTGGCAGTTGCCCCTTGCGGTCTATGGGTAACGGATTCTTTCAATAGGCGAGCCCTCTTTTTTCCTTAA
- a CDS encoding glycerol-3-phosphate dehydrogenase/oxidase, with translation MSPQKLERFIEKVGEEAYFDVLIIGGGITGSALAYEVASRGLSVCLVEKEDFGGATSSATGKLIHGGLRYLKRFDLSLVREALKERRILSNIAPNLVYPYPMILPNPGLLERIGLFVYDLLSFDRNWTWDKSKRIPAHKNLSKKEVQSRGLSGMDSAIYFYDCIMPSPERLTLAFLKSAVQEGASISNYTKAEELIFEGNRVIGALVKDTIHNKNVKLKASVTVNASGPWSQDFLNGTKKIKVPVPKTRSEGIYLITKKYFDTMVLHVGKKGHFSFAPWRGKNMIGPTEKAYYGPVEDWKLSQESILEFLEYINSSGLLSEKLELKDVEFAYGGLRPLAETGAEDKGTYSASRKSELQDHSKEGIEGLISAGGGKYTTSRHFAEKIFKLIHKKFSRNIGPSVSKKKFLKGCEISDIRSYLENAKTSYPNISENTIEYLVRHHGTEYVSILELANTSTQLSEVLDEDGELAAQVLYAIRFEMATNLQDIFLRRTGLGTVGLPSDEILSKVAEIAGKEWNWSVERKSEEIQKLKRKLLV, from the coding sequence ATGAGTCCTCAAAAATTGGAACGATTTATCGAAAAAGTAGGCGAAGAGGCCTATTTTGATGTATTGATCATAGGCGGTGGGATCACGGGTTCTGCCTTGGCCTATGAGGTGGCGAGTAGGGGACTTTCTGTTTGTTTGGTCGAAAAAGAAGATTTCGGCGGGGCAACGTCATCTGCCACAGGAAAACTGATCCATGGTGGATTAAGATACTTAAAACGTTTTGATCTATCGTTAGTCAGAGAGGCTCTGAAAGAAAGAAGGATCTTATCCAATATCGCTCCCAACCTAGTCTATCCTTATCCGATGATCCTTCCGAATCCTGGTCTCTTGGAAAGGATTGGTCTATTCGTATACGATCTACTTTCCTTTGATAGAAACTGGACCTGGGACAAATCCAAAAGGATCCCTGCACATAAAAACCTTTCTAAAAAGGAGGTCCAAAGCAGGGGTTTGAGTGGTATGGACTCGGCGATCTATTTTTATGATTGTATCATGCCCAGTCCGGAAAGATTGACTTTAGCCTTTCTGAAATCGGCAGTCCAAGAAGGCGCATCCATTTCTAATTATACCAAAGCAGAAGAATTGATCTTCGAGGGCAACAGAGTTATCGGAGCCCTGGTCAAAGACACCATTCATAATAAAAACGTAAAATTAAAAGCTTCCGTGACCGTTAACGCCTCTGGGCCTTGGAGCCAGGATTTTCTGAACGGAACCAAAAAGATAAAAGTTCCGGTCCCTAAAACAAGATCCGAAGGGATCTATCTTATCACCAAAAAATATTTCGACACCATGGTGCTTCATGTAGGAAAAAAAGGGCATTTCAGTTTCGCTCCTTGGAGAGGGAAAAATATGATAGGCCCTACAGAAAAAGCGTACTATGGTCCTGTGGAAGATTGGAAACTTTCTCAGGAAAGTATTTTAGAATTTTTGGAATATATCAATTCCTCCGGTCTACTTTCTGAAAAATTAGAACTAAAGGACGTGGAGTTTGCTTACGGCGGACTCAGACCTCTTGCAGAAACTGGAGCAGAAGACAAGGGAACTTATTCTGCTTCTAGAAAATCGGAATTACAAGATCATTCTAAAGAGGGAATAGAAGGGCTGATCAGTGCCGGTGGTGGAAAATATACTACTAGCCGACATTTCGCAGAGAAAATATTCAAACTCATACACAAGAAATTCTCTAGAAATATCGGACCGAGTGTCTCTAAAAAGAAATTCCTAAAAGGATGCGAGATTTCCGATATACGATCTTATTTAGAAAATGCTAAAACTTCTTATCCTAATATTTCTGAAAACACAATAGAATACCTGGTTCGGCACCATGGAACGGAATACGTGTCTATTTTAGAGTTAGCAAATACTTCTACACAGTTATCGGAAGTATTGGACGAAGATGGAGAATTAGCAGCCCAAGTTTTATACGCAATTCGTTTCGAAATGGCGACGAACCTGCAGGATATTTTCCTAAGGCGAACTGGACTTGGAACTGTTGGACTTCCTTCTGACGAGATACTCTCCAAAGTGGCAGAGATTGCAGGCAAAGAATGGAACTGGTCTGTAGAAAGAAAATCGGAAGAGATCCAAAAGCTAAAAAGAAAACTACTCGTTTGA
- a CDS encoding phosphotransferase family protein, whose translation MPPKKSNRPSPGNSLAIGRSAEISEYGPSKILKLFFKEIPASEIDTEYSNSVIAFSTGATSMKCYEKVKVGDRQGLIFDRLDGISLTKLPDKKPLTFFSLSRILADLHLDLHSKRAKKLKDIRSEAVKTLSKEPLSFLSKDEKKIAKELIEDLPEGSSVLHLDFHPENVIVANDSFVIIDWMTALKGDPAADVASTVFLFQDAELWPGTPFLKILFYTVVRKFILKGYLKRYLSVSGMDWREVEKWRLPILIFRLGLWNIESERAALQKEIREITTSSKAGK comes from the coding sequence ATGCCTCCTAAAAAATCAAACCGACCCAGTCCTGGGAATTCACTCGCAATAGGTAGGTCCGCCGAAATTTCGGAATACGGACCGAGTAAGATCCTAAAATTATTTTTTAAAGAGATCCCTGCCTCTGAAATAGATACCGAATATTCTAATTCTGTAATCGCTTTTTCTACAGGCGCCACCTCTATGAAATGTTATGAGAAGGTCAAGGTCGGGGATAGACAAGGATTGATCTTTGATAGACTGGATGGGATTTCTCTCACCAAACTTCCAGATAAAAAACCTCTGACTTTTTTCAGTCTTTCTAGAATACTTGCAGATCTTCATCTGGATTTGCATAGTAAACGAGCAAAGAAGTTGAAGGATATCAGATCGGAAGCGGTTAAAACTCTTTCAAAAGAACCTCTTTCTTTTTTAAGTAAAGACGAGAAGAAGATCGCAAAAGAATTAATAGAAGATTTGCCGGAAGGATCCTCCGTTCTACATCTGGATTTTCATCCAGAAAACGTGATCGTCGCAAATGATTCATTTGTAATCATAGATTGGATGACTGCTTTAAAAGGGGATCCGGCTGCAGACGTAGCCTCGACCGTTTTTCTATTTCAAGATGCGGAACTTTGGCCGGGAACTCCGTTCTTAAAAATTTTATTTTATACTGTAGTTAGAAAGTTCATCTTAAAGGGTTACCTGAAAAGATATCTTTCCGTTTCCGGAATGGATTGGAGAGAAGTAGAAAAATGGAGACTTCCTATATTAATTTTTCGTTTAGGACTATGGAATATAGAAAGTGAAAGGGCTGCCCTGCAAAAAGAGATTAGAGAGATAACTACTTCTTCTAAGGCAGGTAAATGA
- a CDS encoding DUF3147 family protein, producing MLFLIVKYAVTSALVVLISEIARRNDRLGALIASLPLVTILTLLWLQFEKTDPEKISNHAYYTFWFVIPTLPMFLVFPKLYSTFGFWFALGSCVLLTVLLFISFNYVLEKFGIKLI from the coding sequence ATGTTATTTCTTATCGTTAAATACGCAGTGACTTCTGCACTAGTAGTTTTAATTTCGGAAATCGCCCGAAGGAACGATCGTTTAGGAGCCTTAATCGCTTCTCTTCCTTTAGTGACCATTCTTACTTTACTCTGGTTGCAGTTCGAAAAGACAGATCCGGAAAAGATCTCTAATCATGCATATTATACTTTTTGGTTTGTGATCCCTACCTTACCGATGTTCTTGGTGTTTCCTAAGTTATATTCCACATTTGGCTTTTGGTTTGCACTTGGTTCTTGTGTGCTCTTAACTGTTTTGCTTTTTATTTCTTTTAATTACGTTCTTGAAAAATTCGGTATCAAACTTATTTAA
- the amt gene encoding ammonium transporter — translation MPKTNFDILWIILSSGLVFFMQAGFLCLESGLTRTKNSINVAIKNITDFGIATLVFYSIGFGLMFGTTYYGWIGKDMFFSDFSKTSPEISVFFLFQLMFCGTAATIVSGAVAERMKFGAYIIVTTIISSLIYPIFGHWVWGRNLQDWNQFTGWLSHLGFMDFAGSTAVHSVGGWVGLSAMILIGNRTGKYGKDGSVRKITGHNLPLAMLGTLILWFGWIGFNGGSTLAFTSEVPKIIVNTMFAASGGMASSLIYGWIRLKYAEATLPLNGTLAGLVAITAPCNAVNSLESLLIGLIAGILMFEAGVLLDKLKLDDAVGAIPVHLVSGIWGTLAVGFFGDLSILDTGLDRTTQILVQLLGVVSCAVLSFGVSYPLLFVIHRFYSLRVSPQNEYQGLNYTEHRATTELIDLFLEMEYQKQTGDLSQDLSIEPFTEVGQIAERYNLVLDKIRTNIKEKETLAVELEHNLSLLQSDLSTARKIQSGIISQEDKLTGELEITVRYLPLTEVGGDFFDIMELRPGLTRVFLADATGHGVQAALLTMAIKAIYESLKRGIYSVTEILFHLNNEFLHTFKNLNQFFTCIVVDIDTNLNLIRYSSAGHVPQYLIQDQEIHSLEKTGRIMGVIPNTKYTSNEMKFTQDSKLILFTDGLFEQWNSHKEEFGEERVEKIVGNLKGIPMGEGIDQILKKLDEFLAGSPKQDDISVLGISRKTKK, via the coding sequence ATGCCTAAAACGAATTTCGATATTCTTTGGATCATTCTTTCTTCCGGATTGGTATTTTTCATGCAGGCCGGATTTTTATGTTTGGAATCCGGCCTGACCCGAACCAAGAACTCGATCAATGTAGCAATTAAGAATATTACGGATTTCGGAATTGCAACTCTCGTTTTCTACTCAATAGGATTCGGACTCATGTTCGGCACAACCTATTATGGTTGGATCGGAAAGGATATGTTCTTTTCTGATTTTTCAAAAACAAGCCCGGAGATCTCCGTTTTCTTTTTATTCCAACTCATGTTCTGCGGAACTGCCGCAACTATCGTCTCCGGCGCCGTTGCGGAAAGAATGAAATTCGGTGCTTATATTATTGTCACTACCATCATTTCTTCTTTGATCTATCCGATCTTTGGTCATTGGGTTTGGGGAAGGAATCTGCAAGACTGGAATCAATTTACGGGCTGGCTTTCTCATCTTGGCTTTATGGACTTCGCGGGTTCTACTGCTGTGCATAGTGTAGGCGGATGGGTCGGACTTTCTGCGATGATTTTGATCGGGAACAGAACGGGAAAATACGGTAAGGATGGATCTGTCCGAAAGATCACAGGGCATAATCTTCCGCTTGCGATGCTTGGAACTTTGATCTTATGGTTTGGTTGGATTGGATTTAATGGGGGAAGCACACTTGCATTTACCTCCGAAGTACCAAAGATCATCGTAAATACTATGTTTGCTGCTTCCGGAGGAATGGCTTCCAGTTTGATCTATGGTTGGATCCGTTTGAAATATGCAGAAGCTACTCTTCCTTTAAACGGCACCTTGGCAGGACTTGTAGCAATCACTGCTCCTTGTAATGCAGTCAATTCTCTGGAATCTCTTCTCATCGGACTAATTGCAGGAATTTTAATGTTCGAAGCGGGAGTCCTTTTGGACAAACTTAAACTGGACGATGCTGTTGGGGCTATTCCTGTTCATCTTGTGTCGGGGATTTGGGGTACTTTGGCGGTTGGATTTTTTGGAGATCTTTCTATTTTAGATACGGGGTTGGACAGAACTACACAGATCCTTGTGCAATTACTGGGTGTGGTCTCCTGCGCTGTCCTTTCTTTCGGTGTAAGTTATCCGCTTCTTTTTGTGATCCACCGGTTTTATAGCCTGAGAGTTTCTCCTCAAAACGAATACCAAGGTCTGAATTATACAGAACATAGGGCAACTACTGAGTTGATAGATCTGTTCTTGGAAATGGAATACCAAAAACAAACTGGAGATCTAAGCCAGGATCTTTCGATAGAACCGTTCACAGAAGTGGGCCAGATCGCTGAAAGATATAACTTGGTATTAGACAAGATCAGGACAAATATTAAAGAAAAGGAAACGTTGGCTGTAGAGTTGGAACATAACCTAAGCTTACTCCAAAGTGACCTATCTACTGCTCGAAAGATCCAATCAGGTATTATCTCTCAAGAAGATAAACTCACGGGAGAATTGGAAATTACTGTGAGATATCTTCCTCTCACAGAAGTCGGAGGAGATTTTTTCGATATCATGGAACTTCGTCCTGGACTCACTCGGGTATTTCTTGCAGATGCTACAGGGCACGGGGTGCAAGCCGCACTTTTGACCATGGCAATCAAAGCAATTTATGAATCCTTAAAGCGTGGGATTTATAGTGTTACAGAGATCTTGTTTCATCTAAACAATGAGTTCTTGCATACATTCAAAAACTTGAATCAATTCTTTACTTGTATCGTGGTAGATATTGATACAAACCTGAACTTGATACGTTATTCTTCCGCAGGACATGTGCCTCAGTATTTGATCCAAGACCAAGAGATCCATTCCTTAGAAAAAACTGGAAGGATCATGGGTGTGATCCCAAACACTAAATACACTTCCAATGAAATGAAATTCACTCAAGATTCTAAACTAATACTTTTTACGGATGGTCTTTTTGAACAATGGAATTCTCATAAGGAAGAGTTCGGAGAAGAGAGGGTGGAAAAGATCGTAGGAAATCTAAAAGGAATTCCTATGGGAGAAGGAATCGATCAAATATTAAAGAAATTAGATGAATTCTTGGCCGGATCTCCAAAACAAGATGATATTTCCGTCTTAGGGATTAGCAGGAAAACTAAAAAATAG
- a CDS encoding PAS domain S-box protein has product MNQQIQKTILLVEDEPLIGLKESAQLQEYGYKVIHALNEQEAMKSVENKNLIIDLILMDIDLGQGTNGTDVARNILKNHDIPILFLSSHVEREIVRMTEDITTYGYMVKNSSIAALDASIKMAFRLYDAHSDLKKKSLEIETKRRELEFSEKRYRRLFESAKDGILILDAKTGLIVDVNPFLMQMLGYSKEELLSKKIWEINAFKNINYSKQLFKELQDKEYVRYSDLPLETFEGEMLHVEFVSNVYLVDNDKVIQCNIRDITERNLHEKILENDIDNKKALLRELQHRTKNSFSLITSLISLRSIAASSAELKNTLEELNLRVQSISDLYSLLYETESIDRVQLTTYCNKVIESIDKLSDKIEIHENIERTYVSAKSAAIIGMILVELLSNAVKYAFPNGRKGIINIELHKIGDNLQLTVEDNGIGLPENFDIAVTKTLGLHLVSLMTSQLNGNIEFPKESGTKIVIDFPV; this is encoded by the coding sequence ATGAACCAGCAAATACAAAAAACAATATTACTCGTAGAGGACGAACCTTTGATCGGTTTAAAAGAGTCCGCACAGCTACAAGAATACGGATATAAAGTAATCCATGCATTAAACGAGCAAGAAGCGATGAAATCGGTCGAAAACAAGAATCTCATAATTGATCTAATCCTAATGGATATCGATCTAGGGCAAGGGACGAATGGAACCGACGTCGCCAGAAATATACTAAAAAATCACGATATTCCCATCCTATTTCTTTCCAGCCATGTGGAACGCGAAATAGTAAGGATGACGGAAGATATTACTACTTACGGTTATATGGTAAAGAATTCGAGCATTGCTGCGCTGGATGCTTCCATTAAGATGGCTTTTAGATTATATGATGCGCATTCGGATCTAAAAAAGAAAAGTTTAGAAATCGAAACCAAAAGGAGAGAATTGGAGTTTTCTGAAAAAAGATACCGCAGATTATTCGAATCGGCAAAAGACGGAATCTTGATATTGGATGCGAAAACCGGATTGATTGTAGACGTAAATCCTTTCCTTATGCAAATGTTAGGTTATTCCAAAGAGGAATTACTTAGTAAAAAAATTTGGGAAATCAACGCCTTTAAAAATATAAATTATTCCAAACAACTATTCAAAGAACTCCAGGATAAGGAATATGTACGATATAGTGATCTTCCTTTAGAAACTTTCGAAGGAGAGATGCTACATGTGGAATTCGTGAGCAATGTTTACCTTGTAGATAACGACAAAGTGATCCAGTGCAATATACGAGATATAACGGAAAGAAATCTGCACGAAAAAATCCTAGAGAATGATATTGATAATAAAAAAGCGTTACTCCGAGAACTTCAACATAGGACAAAAAATAGTTTTAGTCTAATCACAAGCTTGATTAGCCTTCGATCCATAGCGGCCAGTTCCGCGGAACTGAAAAATACACTCGAAGAATTAAATTTAAGAGTACAATCCATCTCAGATCTATACTCTTTATTATATGAAACAGAATCAATAGACAGAGTACAACTTACGACTTATTGCAATAAGGTAATCGAATCTATCGACAAACTTTCCGATAAGATCGAGATCCACGAAAATATTGAAAGAACATACGTGAGCGCCAAATCTGCAGCCATTATCGGAATGATTCTTGTGGAGCTATTATCGAATGCAGTTAAATACGCATTTCCAAACGGCCGAAAAGGAATTATCAATATTGAACTTCACAAGATCGGAGATAATTTGCAACTGACAGTCGAAGACAACGGAATCGGTCTACCTGAAAATTTCGATATAGCCGTTACGAAAACCTTAGGTTTACACTTAGTCAGCCTAATGACTTCCCAATTGAACGGAAATATAGAGTTTCCCAAAGAAAGCGGCACAAAGATAGTGATCGATTTTCCTGTATAA